From Klebsiella electrica, the proteins below share one genomic window:
- a CDS encoding YegP family protein, producing the protein MGYYVIKKSEKSVSQPWYFLLKADNHETIATSEMYSSKEAAKKGIASVQKNGLSETIKDETQ; encoded by the coding sequence ATGGGCTATTACGTGATTAAAAAATCTGAGAAAAGCGTTTCCCAGCCATGGTATTTCCTGCTAAAAGCAGATAATCATGAAACCATCGCCACCAGTGAAATGTATTCCTCGAAGGAGGCGGCGAAAAAAGGAATTGCTTCAGTGCAGAAGAATGGTCTCAGCGAAACGATTAAAGATGAAACACAATAA
- the menI gene encoding 1,4-dihydroxy-2-naphthoyl-CoA hydrolase gives MIWKRQTTLEQLNRMGEGNMVGLLDIHFDSVTDDTIEATMPVDSRTHQPFGLLHGGASVVLAETLGSVAGYLCSEGEQKVVGLEVNANHIRSVRSGRVRGVCKALHIGSRHQVWQIEIFDEQRRLCCSSRLTTAVV, from the coding sequence ATGATTTGGAAACGTCAGACAACGCTGGAACAGCTTAACCGCATGGGTGAAGGCAATATGGTCGGGCTGCTGGATATTCATTTTGACAGCGTCACCGATGATACCATCGAAGCCACCATGCCGGTGGACAGCCGCACGCATCAGCCGTTTGGTCTGCTACATGGCGGAGCATCGGTGGTGCTAGCGGAAACGCTGGGCTCGGTTGCCGGCTATTTGTGCAGTGAAGGCGAGCAGAAGGTGGTAGGGCTGGAGGTCAATGCCAACCACATTCGCTCGGTGCGCAGTGGCCGGGTCAGAGGGGTCTGTAAAGCGCTGCATATCGGATCGCGCCACCAGGTGTGGCAGATTGAAATCTTCGATGAACAGCGGCGCTTATGCTGCTCCTCGCGCCTGACCACGGCGGTAGTCTGA
- a CDS encoding GlsB/YeaQ/YmgE family stress response membrane protein: MGIISWVIFGLIAGILAKWIMPGKDGGGFIVTIVLGIIGAVVGGWISTFFGYGKVDGFNFGSFVVAVIGALVVLFIYRKIKS, translated from the coding sequence ATGGGTATCATTTCCTGGGTCATTTTTGGTCTTATTGCCGGTATTTTGGCTAAGTGGATTATGCCAGGCAAAGACGGCGGCGGCTTTATTGTCACTATTGTTCTGGGCATCATTGGTGCGGTAGTAGGTGGTTGGATCAGTACGTTTTTTGGCTACGGCAAGGTCGATGGCTTTAATTTCGGCAGCTTTGTAGTGGCGGTCATTGGTGCATTAGTCGTCCTGTTTATCTACAGAAAGATTAAGAGTTAA